In Williamwhitmania taraxaci, the genomic window ACGTAAAGTTTGCCGATGAAGTAATCGCCGAGAAGATTTCCCAACTATTCGACCTTCGTCCGGGTATGCTTATCGATAGGCTGATGCTGAAGAATCCAATATATGAGGAAACAGCAGCTTACGGTCATTTTGGTCGCGATCATAAGGTGGCTCCGGTTAAGTTTATGGTTAACGGTCGTGAGGTTGTTCGCAACGTGGAGTTCTTCACTTGGGAGAAGTTGGACTATGTAGACAAGGTGAAGGCTGAGTTTGGGTTGTAACGTTCCCTATTTCTTTAAATATAAAGGGTGACTCAATTCGTTGAGTCACCCTTTTTTTGTGAATGATTCAAAGTGTAAAAGGTCTATAACCGAAGGCGGTAGTTGAGGAATATGGGATTACTGCTTGTGCCAACCTTCATTTGGACTAATAAAGGGCAAAAAAAATGTGGCGGTTCCATTTCTGAAACCGCCACATATGAACAAGGGAATTCTAATATCTAGAACTTATAGGTGATACCTATTTTGCCACCGGAGAAAGCGCTTCCACCACCAAATTCAAGATTCAATCCGAAGTTGTTGGAGAAAAAGTAGCGACCTCCAACTTGTGCGTTAAGGCCTAATCCTGAGGTGTGATCACCTTTATATTCGCTAGGAGACGACCACACATAGAAGCCAAGATTAAGGCCTGCATAAAAGTCAAACGCACTAGGGATGTTTAAAATACGATTAAAGTGGTAGTTCCCATTACCGGAAATACCAATGATAGAGTGATTATAATCATTACCATAATAACGATCGTTGTAGGATCGAAAGGAAAATTCTGCTCCGAGAGTAATATCGGGATGAACGCCATAATCGAATCCAATGTATACGGGAACGCCCCAACCGGAAAATCCTACTCCTGCATTGAGTTGTGATCTTCCCTTACCTAAAGAACCTTGTCCAAAGGATAGGCTTGTTACA contains:
- a CDS encoding outer membrane beta-barrel protein: MKNMRILVAAIALLLVTSLSFGQGSLGKGRSQLNAGVGFSGWGVPVYIGFDYGVHPDITLGAEFSFRSYNDRYYGNDYNHSIIGISGNGNYHFNRILNIPSAFDFYAGLNLGFYVWSSPSEYKGDHTSGLGLNAQVGGRYFFSNNFGLNLEFGGGSAFSGGKIGITYKF